The proteins below are encoded in one region of Gadus macrocephalus chromosome 14, ASM3116895v1:
- the celf1 gene encoding CUGBP Elav-like family member 1 isoform X13 has translation MASFKLDFLPEMMVDHCSLNSSPVGKKMNGSLDNPDQPDMDAIKMFVGQIPRSWSEDQLRELFESYGAVYEINVLRDRSQNPPQSKGCCFITYYTRKSALEAQNALHNMKILPGMHHPIQMKPADSEKNNAVEDRKLFIGMISKKCNENDIRQMFSPYGQIEECRILRGPDGLSRGCAFVTFTARQMALSAIKTMHQSQTMEGCSSPIVVKFADTQKDKEQKRMAQQLQQQMQQLNAASMWGNLTGLNSLGPQYLALLQQSASAGNALNNLHPMSGLNAMQNLAALAAAAAASATQATSSGSSAMTTSSSPLSMLTSSAGSSPTSSNNSSVNPMASLGALQSLAAGAGAGLNMSSLAGMAALNGSLGGGNLSNGSGNTMEALSQAYSGIQQYAAAALPSLYNQSLLSQQSVSAAGSQKEGPEGANLFIYHLPQEFGDQDLLQMFMPFGNVISAKVFIDKQTNLSKCFGFVSYDNPVSSQAAIQSMNGFQIGMKRLKVQLKRSKNDSKPY, from the exons ATGGCTTCTTTTAAGTTGGACTTTCTACCTGAGATGATGGTGGATCATTGCTCTTTGAATTCCAGTCCTGT TGGAAAAAAGATGAATGGGTCCTTGGACAATCCGGACCAGCCAGACATGGACGCCATCAAGATGTTTGTGGGCCAAATTCCACGTTCCTGGTCCGAGGACCAGCTCCGGGAGCTGTTTGAGTCCTACGGAGCTGTGTACGAGATCAATGTTCTCCGAGACCGCAGCCAGAACCCCCCACAGAGCAAAG GGTGCTGTTTCATAACATATTACACACGCAAATCTGCCTTGGAAGCACAAAATGCACTACACAACATGAAGATCCTACCAGGG ATGCACCACCCAATCCAAATGAAGCCCGCCGACAGTGAGAAAAACAATG CCGTGGAAGACCGAAAGCTGTTCATAGGAATGATCTCCAAGAAGTGTAACGAGAACGACATCAGGCAGATGTTCTCTCCCTACGGCCAGATCGAGGAGTGCAGAATACTGCGCGGCCCAGATGGACTCAGTCGTG GTTGTGCATTTGTGACGTTCACTGCTAGACAAATGGCCCTGTCAGCCATcaagacaatgcaccagtcacaGACAATGGAG GGCTGTTCTTCGCCCATTGTGGTGAAGTTTGCAGACACACAGAAGGACAAGGAGCAGAAGCGAATggcccagcagctccagcaACAGATGCAGCAGCTCAACGCTGCCTCCATGTGGGGCAACCTCACTGGACTCAACAGCCTGGGGCCACAGTACCTGGCA CTGCTGCAGCAGTCAGCCTCTGCAGGGAACGCACTCAACAATCTGCACCCTATGTCAG GTCTGAACGCCATGCAGAACTTGGCAGcactagcagcagcagcggcggcaagTGCCACACAGGCCACATCCTCAGGCTCGAGCGCCATGACAACATCCAGCAGCCCACTCAGTATGCTCACCAGTTCAG CAGGCTCCTCTCCCACCTCAAGCAACAACTCATCAGTAAACCCCATGGCTTCTCTAGGAGCCCTCCAGTCATTGGCTGCAGGCGCCGGAGCTGGCCTCAACATGAGCTCACTTGCAG GCATGGCTGCCCTCAATGGTAGCCTGGGCGGTGGGAACCTGTCCAATGGCTCGGGGAACACCATGGAGGCTCTGAGCCAGGCCTACTCTGGCATCCAGCagtacgccgccgccgcactGCCCAGCCTCTACAACCAGAGCCTGTTGTCCCAGCAGAGTGTGTCAGCGGCAGGGAGCCAGAAAGAAG GTCCTGAAGGAGCAAACCTGTTCATCTACCACCTTCCCCAGGAGTTTGGAGACCAAGACCTTCTTCAGATGTTCATGCCGTTTGGGAACGTAATCTCCGCTAAGGTCTTCATTGACAAGCAGACCAACCTCAGCAAGTGTTTTG GCTTCGTCAGCTATGACAACCCGGTGTCATCACAGGCGGCCATCCAATCAATGAACGGTTTCCAGATTGGCATGAAGAGGCTCAAGGTGCAGCTGAAGCGCTCTAAGAACGACAGCAAGCCCTACTGA
- the celf1 gene encoding CUGBP Elav-like family member 1 isoform X5: protein MDSLDHETLYLSPEQPGQAQPELSILAPEAANMGGGKKMNGSLDNPDQPDMDAIKMFVGQIPRSWSEDQLRELFESYGAVYEINVLRDRSQNPPQSKGCCFITYYTRKSALEAQNALHNMKILPGMHHPIQMKPADSEKNNAVEDRKLFIGMISKKCNENDIRQMFSPYGQIEECRILRGPDGLSRCAFVTFTARQMALSAIKTMHQSQTMEGCSSPIVVKFADTQKDKEQKRMAQQLQQQMQQLNAASMWGNLTGLNSLGPQYLALLQQSASAGNALNNLHPMSGLNAMQNLAALAAAAAASATQATSSGSSAMTTSSSPLSMLTSSAGSSPTSSNNSSVNPMASLGALQSLAAGAGAGLNMSSLAGMAALNGSLGGGNLSNGSGNTMEALSQAYSGIQQYAAAALPSLYNQSLLSQQSVSAAGSQKEASDGRSTGPEGANLFIYHLPQEFGDQDLLQMFMPFGNVISAKVFIDKQTNLSKCFGFVSYDNPVSSQAAIQSMNGFQIGMKRLKVQLKRSKNDSKPY, encoded by the exons ATGGACAGCCTGGACCATGAAACCTTGTACCTGTCTCCGGAGCAGCCTGGGCAAGCACAGCCTGAGCTCTCCATTCTTGCCCCAGAGGCTGCAAACATGGGGGG TGGAAAAAAGATGAATGGGTCCTTGGACAATCCGGACCAGCCAGACATGGACGCCATCAAGATGTTTGTGGGCCAAATTCCACGTTCCTGGTCCGAGGACCAGCTCCGGGAGCTGTTTGAGTCCTACGGAGCTGTGTACGAGATCAATGTTCTCCGAGACCGCAGCCAGAACCCCCCACAGAGCAAAG GGTGCTGTTTCATAACATATTACACACGCAAATCTGCCTTGGAAGCACAAAATGCACTACACAACATGAAGATCCTACCAGGG ATGCACCACCCAATCCAAATGAAGCCCGCCGACAGTGAGAAAAACAATG CCGTGGAAGACCGAAAGCTGTTCATAGGAATGATCTCCAAGAAGTGTAACGAGAACGACATCAGGCAGATGTTCTCTCCCTACGGCCAGATCGAGGAGTGCAGAATACTGCGCGGCCCAGATGGACTCAGTC GTTGTGCATTTGTGACGTTCACTGCTAGACAAATGGCCCTGTCAGCCATcaagacaatgcaccagtcacaGACAATGGAG GGCTGTTCTTCGCCCATTGTGGTGAAGTTTGCAGACACACAGAAGGACAAGGAGCAGAAGCGAATggcccagcagctccagcaACAGATGCAGCAGCTCAACGCTGCCTCCATGTGGGGCAACCTCACTGGACTCAACAGCCTGGGGCCACAGTACCTGGCA CTGCTGCAGCAGTCAGCCTCTGCAGGGAACGCACTCAACAATCTGCACCCTATGTCAG GTCTGAACGCCATGCAGAACTTGGCAGcactagcagcagcagcggcggcaagTGCCACACAGGCCACATCCTCAGGCTCGAGCGCCATGACAACATCCAGCAGCCCACTCAGTATGCTCACCAGTTCAG CAGGCTCCTCTCCCACCTCAAGCAACAACTCATCAGTAAACCCCATGGCTTCTCTAGGAGCCCTCCAGTCATTGGCTGCAGGCGCCGGAGCTGGCCTCAACATGAGCTCACTTGCAG GCATGGCTGCCCTCAATGGTAGCCTGGGCGGTGGGAACCTGTCCAATGGCTCGGGGAACACCATGGAGGCTCTGAGCCAGGCCTACTCTGGCATCCAGCagtacgccgccgccgcactGCCCAGCCTCTACAACCAGAGCCTGTTGTCCCAGCAGAGTGTGTCAGCGGCAGGGAGCCAGAAAGAAG CCAGTGACGGTCGCAGTACGG GTCCTGAAGGAGCAAACCTGTTCATCTACCACCTTCCCCAGGAGTTTGGAGACCAAGACCTTCTTCAGATGTTCATGCCGTTTGGGAACGTAATCTCCGCTAAGGTCTTCATTGACAAGCAGACCAACCTCAGCAAGTGTTTTG GCTTCGTCAGCTATGACAACCCGGTGTCATCACAGGCGGCCATCCAATCAATGAACGGTTTCCAGATTGGCATGAAGAGGCTCAAGGTGCAGCTGAAGCGCTCTAAGAACGACAGCAAGCCCTACTGA
- the celf1 gene encoding CUGBP Elav-like family member 1 isoform X3: MDSLDHETLYLSPEQPGQAQPELSILAPEAANMGGGKKMNGSLDNPDQPDMDAIKMFVGQIPRSWSEDQLRELFESYGAVYEINVLRDRSQNPPQSKGCCFITYYTRKSALEAQNALHNMKILPGMHHPIQMKPADSEKNNAVEDRKLFIGMISKKCNENDIRQMFSPYGQIEECRILRGPDGLSRCAFVTFTARQMALSAIKTMHQSQTMEGCSSPIVVKFADTQKDKEQKRMAQQLQQQMQQLNAASMWGNLTGLNSLGPQYLALYLQLLQQSASAGNALNNLHPMSGLNAMQNLAALAAAAAASATQATSSGSSAMTTSSSPLSMLTSSAGSSPTSSNNSSVNPMASLGALQSLAAGAGAGLNMSSLAGMAALNGSLGGGNLSNGSGNTMEALSQAYSGIQQYAAAALPSLYNQSLLSQQSVSAAGSQKEASDGRSTGPEGANLFIYHLPQEFGDQDLLQMFMPFGNVISAKVFIDKQTNLSKCFGFVSYDNPVSSQAAIQSMNGFQIGMKRLKVQLKRSKNDSKPY; the protein is encoded by the exons ATGGACAGCCTGGACCATGAAACCTTGTACCTGTCTCCGGAGCAGCCTGGGCAAGCACAGCCTGAGCTCTCCATTCTTGCCCCAGAGGCTGCAAACATGGGGGG TGGAAAAAAGATGAATGGGTCCTTGGACAATCCGGACCAGCCAGACATGGACGCCATCAAGATGTTTGTGGGCCAAATTCCACGTTCCTGGTCCGAGGACCAGCTCCGGGAGCTGTTTGAGTCCTACGGAGCTGTGTACGAGATCAATGTTCTCCGAGACCGCAGCCAGAACCCCCCACAGAGCAAAG GGTGCTGTTTCATAACATATTACACACGCAAATCTGCCTTGGAAGCACAAAATGCACTACACAACATGAAGATCCTACCAGGG ATGCACCACCCAATCCAAATGAAGCCCGCCGACAGTGAGAAAAACAATG CCGTGGAAGACCGAAAGCTGTTCATAGGAATGATCTCCAAGAAGTGTAACGAGAACGACATCAGGCAGATGTTCTCTCCCTACGGCCAGATCGAGGAGTGCAGAATACTGCGCGGCCCAGATGGACTCAGTC GTTGTGCATTTGTGACGTTCACTGCTAGACAAATGGCCCTGTCAGCCATcaagacaatgcaccagtcacaGACAATGGAG GGCTGTTCTTCGCCCATTGTGGTGAAGTTTGCAGACACACAGAAGGACAAGGAGCAGAAGCGAATggcccagcagctccagcaACAGATGCAGCAGCTCAACGCTGCCTCCATGTGGGGCAACCTCACTGGACTCAACAGCCTGGGGCCACAGTACCTGGCA CTTTATTTACAGCTGCTGCAGCAGTCAGCCTCTGCAGGGAACGCACTCAACAATCTGCACCCTATGTCAG GTCTGAACGCCATGCAGAACTTGGCAGcactagcagcagcagcggcggcaagTGCCACACAGGCCACATCCTCAGGCTCGAGCGCCATGACAACATCCAGCAGCCCACTCAGTATGCTCACCAGTTCAG CAGGCTCCTCTCCCACCTCAAGCAACAACTCATCAGTAAACCCCATGGCTTCTCTAGGAGCCCTCCAGTCATTGGCTGCAGGCGCCGGAGCTGGCCTCAACATGAGCTCACTTGCAG GCATGGCTGCCCTCAATGGTAGCCTGGGCGGTGGGAACCTGTCCAATGGCTCGGGGAACACCATGGAGGCTCTGAGCCAGGCCTACTCTGGCATCCAGCagtacgccgccgccgcactGCCCAGCCTCTACAACCAGAGCCTGTTGTCCCAGCAGAGTGTGTCAGCGGCAGGGAGCCAGAAAGAAG CCAGTGACGGTCGCAGTACGG GTCCTGAAGGAGCAAACCTGTTCATCTACCACCTTCCCCAGGAGTTTGGAGACCAAGACCTTCTTCAGATGTTCATGCCGTTTGGGAACGTAATCTCCGCTAAGGTCTTCATTGACAAGCAGACCAACCTCAGCAAGTGTTTTG GCTTCGTCAGCTATGACAACCCGGTGTCATCACAGGCGGCCATCCAATCAATGAACGGTTTCCAGATTGGCATGAAGAGGCTCAAGGTGCAGCTGAAGCGCTCTAAGAACGACAGCAAGCCCTACTGA
- the celf1 gene encoding CUGBP Elav-like family member 1 isoform X16 — MDSLDHETLYLSPEQPGQAQPELSILAPEAANMGGGKKMNGSLDNPDQPDMDAIKMFVGQIPRSWSEDQLRELFESYGAVYEINVLRDRSQNPPQSKGCCFITYYTRKSALEAQNALHNMKILPGMHHPIQMKPADSEKNNAVEDRKLFIGMISKKCNENDIRQMFSPYGQIEECRILRGPDGLSRGCAFVTFTARQMALSAIKTMHQSQTMEGCSSPIVVKFADTQKDKEQKRMAQQLQQQMQQLNAASMWGNLTGLNSLGPQYLALYLQLLQQSASAGNALNNLHPMSGLNAMQNLAALAAAAAASATQATSSGSSAMTTSSSPLSMLTSSGSSPTSSNNSSVNPMASLGALQSLAAGAGAGLNMSSLAGMAALNGSLGGGNLSNGSGNTMEALSQAYSGIQQYAAAALPSLYNQSLLSQQSVSAAGSQKEGPEGANLFIYHLPQEFGDQDLLQMFMPFGNVISAKVFIDKQTNLSKCFG, encoded by the exons ATGGACAGCCTGGACCATGAAACCTTGTACCTGTCTCCGGAGCAGCCTGGGCAAGCACAGCCTGAGCTCTCCATTCTTGCCCCAGAGGCTGCAAACATGGGGGG TGGAAAAAAGATGAATGGGTCCTTGGACAATCCGGACCAGCCAGACATGGACGCCATCAAGATGTTTGTGGGCCAAATTCCACGTTCCTGGTCCGAGGACCAGCTCCGGGAGCTGTTTGAGTCCTACGGAGCTGTGTACGAGATCAATGTTCTCCGAGACCGCAGCCAGAACCCCCCACAGAGCAAAG GGTGCTGTTTCATAACATATTACACACGCAAATCTGCCTTGGAAGCACAAAATGCACTACACAACATGAAGATCCTACCAGGG ATGCACCACCCAATCCAAATGAAGCCCGCCGACAGTGAGAAAAACAATG CCGTGGAAGACCGAAAGCTGTTCATAGGAATGATCTCCAAGAAGTGTAACGAGAACGACATCAGGCAGATGTTCTCTCCCTACGGCCAGATCGAGGAGTGCAGAATACTGCGCGGCCCAGATGGACTCAGTCGTG GTTGTGCATTTGTGACGTTCACTGCTAGACAAATGGCCCTGTCAGCCATcaagacaatgcaccagtcacaGACAATGGAG GGCTGTTCTTCGCCCATTGTGGTGAAGTTTGCAGACACACAGAAGGACAAGGAGCAGAAGCGAATggcccagcagctccagcaACAGATGCAGCAGCTCAACGCTGCCTCCATGTGGGGCAACCTCACTGGACTCAACAGCCTGGGGCCACAGTACCTGGCA CTTTATTTACAGCTGCTGCAGCAGTCAGCCTCTGCAGGGAACGCACTCAACAATCTGCACCCTATGTCAG GTCTGAACGCCATGCAGAACTTGGCAGcactagcagcagcagcggcggcaagTGCCACACAGGCCACATCCTCAGGCTCGAGCGCCATGACAACATCCAGCAGCCCACTCAGTATGCTCACCAGTTCAG GCTCCTCTCCCACCTCAAGCAACAACTCATCAGTAAACCCCATGGCTTCTCTAGGAGCCCTCCAGTCATTGGCTGCAGGCGCCGGAGCTGGCCTCAACATGAGCTCACTTGCAG GCATGGCTGCCCTCAATGGTAGCCTGGGCGGTGGGAACCTGTCCAATGGCTCGGGGAACACCATGGAGGCTCTGAGCCAGGCCTACTCTGGCATCCAGCagtacgccgccgccgcactGCCCAGCCTCTACAACCAGAGCCTGTTGTCCCAGCAGAGTGTGTCAGCGGCAGGGAGCCAGAAAGAAG GTCCTGAAGGAGCAAACCTGTTCATCTACCACCTTCCCCAGGAGTTTGGAGACCAAGACCTTCTTCAGATGTTCATGCCGTTTGGGAACGTAATCTCCGCTAAGGTCTTCATTGACAAGCAGACCAACCTCAGCAAGTGTTTTGGTTAG